A genomic segment from Capsicum annuum cultivar UCD-10X-F1 unplaced genomic scaffold, UCD10Xv1.1 ctg31187, whole genome shotgun sequence encodes:
- the LOC107868663 gene encoding F-box/kelch-repeat protein At3g23880-like, protein MIVKVTMKNSYNLPDDLVRGILVTLPVKSLLRFKCVCRNWCALITSSSFVNEHLHHKENPTRFLIYTRDPYPYISINTFMLPEKISSSVTPMLKKPSYLQIPGMLKIGGHVDGIFFLRSENSMALWNPATREFRPLPPYLLKLCGGDKFGFGFDSLSCDYKVMQIVEEHNYVKESWNGLAAVYSLSNDCWRNLTFNIDINSKILFNSLCSTCVNGVYYWCAAKATEVIPHDTYEKVILLVSFDMHNEVFGEIPGPDILVKSLHAGSLTLYNESLCLLVHGYDDQERPSIDIWLMNDEKLWTKVMNVIVPIPAYYDPRCRGFWGHDKVILEHKGQPILIYDTKSHEFTNLFHREEKTKRTRVSSYRESLVSIKK, encoded by the coding sequence TTATAATCTGCCAGATGATTTGGTAAGAGGTATACTAGTAACGCTTCCTGTGAAATCTCTTTTGCGATTCAAATGCGTTTGCAGAAATTGGTGCGCTCTTATTACAAGCTCTTCTTTTGTGAATGAGCACCTTCATCACAAGGAAAATCCAACTCGTTTCTTAATATACACTCGTGATCCATATCCCTATATTTCTATCAACACTTTTATGCTGCCCGAAAAAATATCCTCCAGTGTTACTCCTATGCTTAAAAAGCCTAGTTATTTACAAATCCCTGGAATGTTGAAGATCGGTGGTCACGTTGATGGGATATTTTTCTTGAGGTCTGAAAATAGTATGGCTCTGTGGAATCCAGCTACGAGAGAGTTCAGACCTCTTCCACCATATCTCCTCAAATTATGTGGTGGTGATAAATTTGGTTTTGGATTTGATTCATTAAGTTGCGATTACAAGGTGATGCAAATTGTGGAGGAACACAATTATGTGAAAGAAAGTTGGAATGGGCTTGCTGCCGTTTACTCATTAAGTAACGACTGTTGGAGAAATCTGACATTCAACATTGACATCAATAGTAAAATTTTGTTTAATTCATTGTGCTCGACCTGTGTGAATGGAGTTTATTATTGGTGTGCAGCAAAGGCAACTGAAGTCATTCCTCATGATACCTATGAAAAAGTAATACTACTTGTATCTTTTGACATGCATAATGAAGTGTTTGGTGAGATCCCAGGGCCTGACATACTTGTAAAAAGTCTTCATGCTGGTTCTCTTACTCTCTATAACGAATCTCTTTGCCTGCTAGTTCATGGGTACGATGATCAAGAGCGTCCTTCCATTGATATATGGCTGATGAATGACGAAAAGCTGTGGACTAAAGTTATGAATGTGATAGTGCCGATACCTGCGTATTATGACCCTCGCTGTCGTGGGTTTTGGGGTCATGATAAGGTTATTCTTGAACATAAAGGTCAACCTATACTAATCTACGATACCAAATCCCATGAATTTACAAATCTTTTTCATAGAGAAGAGAAGACTAAGAGAACGCGAGTTTCAAGTTACAGGGAGAGCCTAGTTTCCATCAAAAAGTAA